AAGTGTGCACAGAAAACAACGCCAAGATTTTCATGTTTGTGCCCAAACCCCATACTGAACAGGAAGACCTTCAGCTGAGAGGCCAACCTACTTAAAATGAGAGGACCCCCAGGGGCTAGAATGAGGTGCGTGAGGAAGAAGGACATTCTGGGTGCCAAGGGAAGAAATGTTCCAGGTGGGTGTTTCTCAACCTTTCCACAAATGCATGCTTGACAACAGTGGTCAGAGAACACAGGGCATGTGGGAACAATAATTCTGTGAAATCCAAAGTTTTATCTTAAAGTTCATTACAAATTATACTTCCTAGTCACGGTGGttatacacttggctgctaaccaaaagtcagtggctcaaacccaccaggcactccaggGGAGACGGCTATAGccatcttctcctgtaaagattacagcattggaaaccctaagaaCAGTTTTACtatgtgctatagggttgctatgagtcagaatcgaattgacagcaatgggtttattccaTAGTATGCATGTATTTTgtataatataaaattattttctctaaaTAAAATTGGCCCTTCGGGAAAACATTTAACTGAAGGATTTGTGTATCTCATGGCACAAAATCACATACCCTGTTTGAGAAGCACAAGGAGGGATGCTCAAGGAGGCTACAGGGTCTCCTTAGAGTTAAAATTgcacattatttttaataatcccTAGGGATCAATTTATCaaataaatgaaggaaaccctaaGGCAACAAATAAGAAAATCCCTAGGGAAAACATGAAAAGTTACAAGAGACTTGAGGATTCTCAACAGTGGCTACTATAAGCCATAAAATAAGACCAGAGCTCAGTTTCCACACAGCTCTGTGGGAAACAGGCCACGAGAATCTCATGGAGCAAGGGAAGAGAAAAGAGCCAAGCATGGAGCTCTCTCTAGGGTTTCCACACTAGAGCCAGGGGAGAAGAGAAACTTTGTGACCTCCCTACAGACTCTCTTCAGGCTGACCTAGGAAAGCTTCATGGTATGCATGGGACGTCTCCTCTGATGGGCGTCGCTGCTATGATACACCACATTGGGCCTATCCACCTGTACATTTGTTCACTCAATATGCTCAAGGTCTCAAGTACCAAAGAATATCAGTTTCTCTTCAGCTCagtaacaaaactaaaaaaaaagaaaaaaaatcccacaaaGTACTTAGATCAACGGGGAATTCACACTCATCAAAATGAGTGCACTAAAAAGGGAGCCAAAGTCATCCCTGGGTAACCAGAAACCATCTGACTCTTCTAGATATTTGAGCAAAATAGTATGGAGCTAACTCTATCAACTGAggctagaaaccaaaagaaaactggaatttttttgtttgtttgtttcctctcaCCAGCTTTCCCCTCTTGGTCCATTACTCATCTGCACCTTCAGatgaggtgatagaaaaaaaattttttaatagttaTATCAAATCGGGCAGCATGAGGAGTAAGACTTCCCACAGGGTTTAATGGTGAATATATTGGGAACTACTTCTTACCGTTACGTTTGAAATTATCTGTGAAATTCATTTTTCATGCTTTCCCTGTGGCTGACTAGCAGTTTCTGGAAGGTCATTTAtgtttctttgcttgtttctttGTACGTCAACTAGAGCGATCTATGGCTCAAATGCATGGAGTTCAGCCTTCTGCATTTTGGGTCAAAGTCTGTGACTCTGAGTTCAGAGTCATTGCTGATGCTGCTCTGTTCCAGGGATAATGGTTGTTCTCTGCATCACTGCTTTCTCAAAAGTGTTGTGTTTCTTGCTTAGAAAAATGGAGAACGTATACAActcctggaaaccttggtggcgtagtggttaagtgctacggctgctatccaaaaggtcggcagttcgaatccaccaggcttctccttggaaactctacggggcagttctactccgtcactatgagtgggaatcgccTCGAAGGCTGTCGGTTTTCTGGAGATAGAACTCCTATGGTGGGGAACCATTTTTCAAGATACTTCACCACAACGATCATCAGTGTAGGTTAATTTAACTATTCACAAAAATCCTCCtttaaaaaagcattttaaattaggatttatatattttatgtacaaaaaccctcagcaagatggattgacacagtggttacaacaatgggcttgagaaTAGCAACCACTGTGAGAATGGCTTAGGACAAGAAGtgctttgttctattgtacgtatggtcgttatgagtcagaaccaactcgacggcacccaacaacaaaatatgtgtgtgtgtgtgtgtgtgtgtgtgtgtgtatacatatcttTCAGTTCCCTTctcttcttggtttcttgtctgttAGACTACAACCTGGTTTGACATAACCAACCCAATAGAAAGGTTATGGTTTCTTCTAGATACATAGGCTCAGAGGTTACTAAACTTTATGCCTTATGAATTTAGTGAGCCTGCAACATGCATAATATATTTCTCTTATTTCATATAACCACATTGAATAGAAGGGTTTTTTTCAATTTGATTATTTCAATAAGTACTCTTATTTATATACCTTCACCCTTTGTTCAATACAGGAAACTAAATCAACCTAGTCACAAAATACACCACttatatgaaaaatatttttaaggtatATTTTCCTCTTATCAGTCAAAAAGTTAAAGTTATCTTCTTAAATTTTTCTGGAGATTCTAATATGTTAAAGCTATTGCTGTGCTCTTTTCTCTGAGTTACATGTTGTTCTTAAAAAGAAACCTCCTTTGGTAATGGTGTTCTAAAGGGAACAAGGGGAAATTGTGTAACATGGGTGAATAATATTTCTTTGAAACAATATCTTtgattctcttgtactctgttgtTTTGGGGGctgttttttaaatgaactaaAATAAAATCTTCTGAATCGTGAATTCTAAGCAAACCTTGTGGCAGCCATAGTAAGAAGAACTTTAGAAAAGAATCTCTTTAGTGATTGTAATTTCCTTCTCAACACATCACATAGGTTATATTTATCTTTAATGACATATCTTTTTAAATGTCTATGAAGGATGAGATATTAACAATCAGCCTTTCGGAAGTAGTAATAGTGACTTTTTTATTGCTAAAAACAAAGGATTAAGAGCCAAATGAGCTGGAGTCCAATTTAAatgtgttaaatatatatatatatatacataaagaatTTTATCGTTTGAATATCCTTacggatttttttttctagtatcaTTCAAAAGTATTGGATCGAAAATAAATTCTTCTGATAGAAATGGCTCCAAGAAAGAAAGAATCTAAAATAATGTAAAAGCACAAGTCATTCAAATTTTTTAGAAAATTCGATGATAGTAAGCATGTCATCACATTTTGATGTCAATAGCACTAAGTAATTGCTGTGTATAAACAACCTTCGCTGGAAAAAAATTAGGTAAAAGACAAACCATTTTTCCTCTATTTCAAGGCTTCTTAATAACAGAAGAAGATGAAATTTTCTCTGACTTTGTCCACTGCCATAGAAAGTTCAAGTAGCCTGGAAGTGTATATTTACAAAGAGTTAGGGCCAAAAGATTCATTCAGAACACGGAAGGATTCATTCAAGACTTTTTTTAGAATATCTGTATGTTTGCCTGAATGAATCAAACTCTCTGTCCCAAGAAAAGCTTCAGGCTGCCTCAGCAGCAAACAGAGTCAATTGTCATTATCTATTTGTCTTCTCTCcacagtctggggaccatgaataAATCGGAGATGTCTACTGTACCACACTTTGTTCTGCTGGGCTTTCCTGGTCCCTGGAAAATGCAGCTCATTCTTTTCTCGATGATTCTGTTGGTCTACATCTTGATTCTGACTGGGAATATGGCCATCATTTGTGCGGTGAGATTTGACCCACAACTCCATACCCCTATGTACATGCTCCTGGCCAACTTCTCCTTCCTAGAGATCTGGTGTGTGACCTGCACAGTTCCCAACATGTTGGTCAATTTTCTTTCCAAAACCAAGACCATTTCCTTCTCTGGCTGCTTCATGCAGTTCCACTTCTTCTTTTCCCTGGGCACAATGGAATGCTTCTTCCTCTTTGTCATGGCTTATGATCGATACCTGGCTATCTGCCGCCCGCTACACTATCTGTCCATCATGACCCAGAGGATCTGTGGCATTCTGGTGTCTCTTTGTTGGCTCATCGGTTTCCTTGGACATTTAATTCCCATTTTCTTCATTTCCCAAGTACCTTTTTGTGGTCCCAACCTCATTGATCACTTCCTGTGTGATGTGGACCCACTGATGGCCCTGTCCTGTGCCCCTAAAGCCATCATAGAGCATGTATTACACTCTGTGAGCTCTCTTATTATCATCCTCACCGTTTTCTACATCCTTGGGTCCTATTCCCTGTTGCTCAGAGCTGTGCTTCAAGTCTCTTCTTCAGCTGGTTGGCGAAAAGCCTTCTCTACCTGTGGATCCCACTTAGTGGTGGTATCTCTGTTCTATGGAACCATAATAGTGATGTATGTGACTCCCACATCTGGCAATTCAATTGCTATGCAGAAGATCATCACACTGATATACTCTGTAGTGACACCAGTCTTAAACCCTATCATCTACAGCCTACGCAACAAGGACATGAAATATGCCGTCCATCACGTCCTTTGTGGGATGAGAATTACCCAAAGCTCATGAATAGGCTTTGTACAACCCAATGAATTTATTACTGTAAGCGAGAGAATAATCCTCTTTCTCTAATTCAAACTGACTTTGCTTTATTCATAACCATCACAGAACTTTTGtacaaagccaaactcattgtgTATTGATCATATGTTGATTCCCTTTTAGTTTCAGATATGTGTTTCCATGGGGAGAAAAGATTAGCCCCccaacaaatcataaaaataactTTAAGATCTTAATATTTATCCACgaaggttttgatttttttttaagtctgcacAACTTTGGAAAGAGAAATCAATCAAGTTATTTTCTTACATGGTTTTCtatcactttttttaaaaagccgtGTAACAATAAGCCTCATGTCTTGTATTTTTGGCAGAATCTCCACATATCAATGCTGGACATACTAAGAGATTATGAATCGGTCTCTCAGAACTCTTAGCTCATCAGCCTCATCAACAGTGTGCAAAAGGAGACTGGAACTTTGATGGAGGCCATTAGTAAGAATATCCTTGATGATACTCGTTAGTGTGTTATGTGATCTCCCTAAGCAAAGTGAGGGGTACATCAAGAAAACCATTCAGAGAGCTTGACCTTGTTCCCTGGAGTTTGAGGGACACCAAGGCTGTCCTTGGAttctatctggaaaaaaaaaaaaaaggtagaaatgcTGTCGATGAGCTGGCTCTGagagcagagcagagagagatgggCTATAATGGGAGCAAACTGAACTCCATCAATAGTAGGACAAATATAGACTACTCACATTTGGCCTAGGTCGACCTCATGGAAGGTAAACAATTTGGGCCATCTTGAAAGGgatcccacccagaggtgctatCTGTCGAAGTAAGGTAATGCCAAAAGAGAGTCTGGGACACCAGAATCCAGAGATGAGAAGGAAGTCATAAGTAGCCAGCGAGGGAAGCGTTGTCCATATCAGGGAATTGCATTTGAGGTAGCCCctcaccaccaaaaaaaagcaCTCCGTGAGAGAAAACACTCAGACTTTTGCCACAGCTAGAAGCCGAAAGTGCCTAAATAGAGATATCACGGTCAAAGAAGAactttccaggccttccttctccctCACCCCAAACCTAAATAACCAGCAGCCACCTAGCAATGTGAGAGAGGGGGAGTGGAAGGGTAGGTGGGAAGAAGCAAATCAACCCTAAGTCAGACTCAGTATGTGGGAATAAGTTTTAgttttgataaaaattaaaatcctGGTTTGGACTTTCCAATACATGGATAAGGAGAACATATATTACTACTAAGAGTCATCAGAAAAGCTGTCATATCTGCCCGAGATATTATTCAGAAGTAGAAACAAATAGGACCTCAGAAGATGTTTGAAGTAGACATgatcagtaaaaataaaattcctTTCGATTTTCACCCTACTAAGCCCAAATCTGgtactgtagtggttaagtgctactgctgctaaccaaaaggtcagcagtttgaatccaccaggcactgcttggaaactctctggggcagttctactctgtcctatagggtcgctatgagtcggaatcaacttgacagcaacaggtaaggCCAAATCATCCAATGATATAGTTACAGATGAGAATATTTAAACATTCCTGTAGCCTAAGAGAGGAAGAAAACCCTCACTTAGGGGGACCCAGTGGCACATCCTTGGCATTCCATGGGCAACAGGAGAGCACTACTCTTCAAGGTGGCAGAAAGACTTAAAAAGGGTgggaaaataaatcagaaaacatGTTTAAGAAAGGCACTAAAGACAAGCTTGAACTATCCATCACTATTTTGCCTAAAGTCATTCCTAATGATTCAGTCATTCACCTGAACTCATTAGCTGAAAGAAGGACAGGAAATATTGTGTATAGAACTCAATAACTTAAACGTATCCTACTACAGCAACTTTTAAGTGTCAAATATGTAGCTTCTCCTATCAAACACCTATTCTTGCATTAAGATTCAACTCAGATATCACTTCCACCAAAACACCTTCCTAGCACTCCAGGCTGGACTTGTGTCTCTCCTTAGTGCATCAGAATACACTAACTTCAAATTCCAATCATTGTGCTATAGACGCTTTCAGGTGAGGCTATGTGTCTCTTTCCCTAGACTGTGAGGCCTTTGAGGGCAGGACTGGTATCTTTTTATCCCAAGGATCTAGCATGATGCCTGACTCATGGTAAGCACAAGAGAAAACATCATTTGTAGAATTGGGTGAATGAGCTAGTTCTTGAATTCGTCCTCActagaattaaaaatattttagtcaAAAAATCATTAAGTGATTGTTtagatatttttaaatacttaagAAACTTATCTGTTTTCAAACCCACGTTACGAAATGTATCTTATTACAAAAGTTGTACATGCTTTGTACTATTTATTATATGTATCTCTTCACAGCTAATAGTAGGGCCTCGGAACACTTTGTATACCTACAGGGTGAAAAattactttacccaaagaatttggcctTTGTCTCTGATTCCTGGGAGGTGACCTCTAAACCCTTAGACTTTCTTGAATGTTTGGAGTGTAAGTGCTTGAACCACACCTGAGAGTTTAAGCTAAGGAGGTGGCTCATATTGAGTGGGGGCTGGTCACCCCAGAAATACCCAACTGTGATATCAGTCAAAactttggggtggggagggggactaATATTGAATTCAGTGACATGGCCAAtaattcaatcaatcatgcctatgCAATGAaccccaataaaaactctggacactgaagctcaattgagcttcctggttggtggtAGTAAACAGCAATGCACCAGGAAGGAAAACACATCCTGAGGACACAGAAGCTGTTTGTCAGGGACCCTTCTGGGCCTCATCCTAggcatctcttcttttgtatccTTTAAATAAAATGTACTCCTAAAAAAGATAGTAGTACATGTTTGTTacaaaattttcaaacaatacaAGAGAGTATAAAGGCAAATGTAAAAAGCTCCCACCATCCTTCTCCACAATCCCACTTCCTACAAATAACAACTTCAGTAGCAGTTAGGCTTGTATGCATATACATGCCAACAAATGCATATGTATATTAAGGTTTGATATTCTTTAAACTGATTATATTATACAGACtcttctgtaactttttttttaatttcttaacatTTTGTGAGCTTCTTTGCAGGCCaatacaaatagatatatgtcGTTCTTTTTCACAGTTGAATAATATCCTATTGTATGAATTAACCTAACTTATTTAATTATTCCCCTGTTGCTAGACACACATTGCTTTAAAGTGCTTTCTTCTCACAGAGATTCaagctattaaaagaaaaatttctttggtgatctgctcccttgaagattatagcctaggaaatcctgtggggcagttctattctgtcctatagggtttttaggagtccaaatcaactcaaaggcacatgacaacaacactATTGTGGTAGTGGGAGAGAGGGACAAGAATCTCCTACCCCACTCAGATAAAGAActcaaa
The window above is part of the Loxodonta africana isolate mLoxAfr1 chromosome 10, mLoxAfr1.hap2, whole genome shotgun sequence genome. Proteins encoded here:
- the LOC100657970 gene encoding olfactory receptor 11H7-like, coding for MNKSEMSTVPHFVLLGFPGPWKMQLILFSMILLVYILILTGNMAIICAVRFDPQLHTPMYMLLANFSFLEIWCVTCTVPNMLVNFLSKTKTISFSGCFMQFHFFFSLGTMECFFLFVMAYDRYLAICRPLHYLSIMTQRICGILVSLCWLIGFLGHLIPIFFISQVPFCGPNLIDHFLCDVDPLMALSCAPKAIIEHVLHSVSSLIIILTVFYILGSYSLLLRAVLQVSSSAGWRKAFSTCGSHLVVVSLFYGTIIVMYVTPTSGNSIAMQKIITLIYSVVTPVLNPIIYSLRNKDMKYAVHHVLCGMRITQSS